The following proteins are co-located in the Panthera tigris isolate Pti1 chromosome F2, P.tigris_Pti1_mat1.1, whole genome shotgun sequence genome:
- the LYNX1 gene encoding LOW QUALITY PROTEIN: ly-6/neurotoxin-like protein 1 (The sequence of the model RefSeq protein was modified relative to this genomic sequence to represent the inferred CDS: inserted 1 base in 1 codon), which translates to MAPLLTLFLVALVGLPLAQALDCHVCAYNGENCFNPMRCPAMVTYCMTTRTYYTPTRMKVSKSCVPSCFETVYDGYSKHASTTSCCQHDLCNSAGLAVPXALALAPILLATVWGLL; encoded by the exons ATGGCGCCCCTGCTCACCCTGTTCCTTGTGGCCCTGGTGGGCCTCCCTCTGG cccaggCTCTGGACTGCCACGTGTGCGCCTACAACGGCGAGAACTGCTTCAATCCCATGCGCTGCCCGGCCATGGTCACCTACTGCATGACCACACGCACTT ACTACACACCGACCAGGATGAAGGTGAGCAAGTCGTGTGTGCCCAGCTGCTTCGAGACCGTGTACGACGGTTACTCCAAACACGCCTCCACCACATCTTGCTGCCAGCATGACCTCTGCAATAGCGCTGGCCTCGCCGTGC gggccctggccctggcccccaTCCTCCTGGCTACTGTCTGGGGTCTGCTCTAa
- the LY6D gene encoding lymphocyte antigen 6D, translating into MKPGLLLLVALAVAAGPALALRCHVCSSSTNCEKAQDCAASARYCRTITKLEPLLGNLVEKDCVESCTPTHNLQGQVSSGAMATRCCQGDLCNKSLQSSAPARSRLSGPAPGLALALGLLLAALLSAPSL; encoded by the exons ATGAAGCCAGGTCTGCTGCTCCTCGTCGCACTGGCGGTAGCCGCGGGGccag CCCTTGCTCTCCGCTGTCACGTGTGCTCCAGCTCCACCAACTGCGAGAAAGCTCAGGACTGTGCGGCCAGCGCACGCTACTGCAGGACCATAACCAAGC TGGAGCCCCTGCTGGGGAACCTGGTGGAGAAGGACTGCGTGGAGTCGTGCACGCCCACGCACAACCTTCAGGGCCAGGTCAGCAGTGGCGCGATGGCCACCCGGTGCTGTCAGGGCGACCTGTGCAACAAGAGCCTGCAGAGCAGCGCCCCCGCCCGCAGCCGGCTcagcggccccgcccccggcctggCGCTGGCCCTGGGCCTCCTCCTCGCCGCCCTCCTCTCAGCCCCCAGCCTGTGA